Proteins from a single region of Hordeum vulgare subsp. vulgare chromosome 6H, MorexV3_pseudomolecules_assembly, whole genome shotgun sequence:
- the LOC123401931 gene encoding uncharacterized protein LOC123401931, whose product MASSSNPVGMDMDPPVLSIAVEHSPPESRLVQLGVRSWPKWGCPTGKFPLKFDARQTCYLVKGKVKAHIKGSSECVEFGAGDLVVFPKGLSCTWDVVAAVDKYYKFDSS is encoded by the exons ATGGCGTCGAGCTCGAACCCGGTCGGCATGGACATGGACCCGCCCGTCCTCTCCATCGCCGTCGAGCACAGCCCGCCGGAGTCGCGCCTGGTTCAGCTCGGCGTAAGGTCCTGGCCAAA GTGGGGCTGCCCGACGGGGAAGTTCCCGTTGAAGTTCGACGCGAGGCAGACGTGCTACCTGGTGAAGGGCAAGGTGAAGGCGCATATCAAGGGGTCGTCCGAGTGCGTGGAGTTCGGCGCCGGCGACCTCGTCGTCTTCCCCAAGGGGCTCAGCTGCACCTGggacgtcgtcgccgccgtcgataAGTACTACAAGTTCGATTCGTCTTGA